In Pseudoalteromonas translucida KMM 520, the following are encoded in one genomic region:
- a CDS encoding siderophore-interacting protein: protein MSRQIRKAQVLSTKQITPHLQRIVVGSDEFKDLTPSYIGHYVKVLLPHNGELDLNIKTALMRSYTINHVNEQTGALTLDFVINMHQGPATNWAQTAKVGDSLAIAGPGPKKLDNFSHSHYVLLGDLTSVNAVKGYAQQLPHSAKIDMFIHAPSEQDIISLDTPRTVNWLVTNSPDESMLTALNNLKVGAQSPIVFMALEAGLVRKVKTKLNELYAIPRTHIVASGYWKKGLNSESYKQQRQQAAQPA from the coding sequence ATGAGTAGACAAATACGCAAAGCACAGGTGCTAAGTACGAAGCAAATTACACCGCACTTACAACGCATTGTGGTGGGTTCTGATGAATTTAAAGATCTTACGCCAAGTTACATAGGCCACTATGTAAAAGTGTTACTGCCCCATAACGGTGAACTCGATTTAAACATAAAAACGGCGCTTATGCGCTCCTATACTATTAACCATGTTAATGAGCAAACGGGGGCGCTCACGCTCGACTTTGTAATTAATATGCACCAAGGTCCTGCTACAAATTGGGCGCAAACAGCAAAAGTGGGAGACAGCTTAGCCATAGCTGGCCCGGGCCCTAAAAAGCTCGATAATTTTAGCCATTCGCACTACGTACTCCTTGGCGACTTAACCTCAGTTAATGCAGTGAAAGGCTATGCTCAGCAGTTACCGCATAGCGCGAAAATTGATATGTTTATTCATGCCCCTAGCGAGCAAGACATTATTAGTTTAGATACGCCGCGCACTGTAAATTGGCTAGTTACCAATAGCCCAGATGAAAGCATGCTAACGGCATTAAACAATTTAAAAGTAGGCGCACAATCCCCAATTGTTTTTATGGCGCTAGAGGCAGGCTTAGTGCGCAAAGTAAAAACTAAACTTAATGAGCTATACGCCATACCACGTACGCATATTGTGGCATCGGGTTATTGGAAAAAAGGATTAAACTCAGAGAGCTATAAACAGCAACGCCAACAAGCGGCACAACCCGCTTAA
- a CDS encoding Lrp/AsnC family transcriptional regulator — protein MTPYIYDVLDKALIAELRKDGRASISTLATTLNVSRGTVQNRLDRLLSSGAILGFTVRVHQHIETEAVRAIMMVEVVGKSTSQVIKTMRGIPELTKLHTTNGAWDLVAEIQAANLSEFDGVLRQVREINGILNSETSILLSST, from the coding sequence ATGACTCCCTATATTTACGACGTCCTCGACAAAGCACTAATAGCCGAACTTAGAAAGGACGGCCGCGCTTCTATTTCAACTTTAGCCACTACATTAAACGTGTCGCGGGGCACAGTACAAAATAGGTTAGATAGATTACTGTCATCAGGGGCAATTTTAGGTTTTACCGTGCGTGTACATCAGCACATTGAAACCGAAGCAGTTAGAGCAATTATGATGGTAGAAGTGGTAGGTAAGTCAACCTCGCAAGTTATAAAAACGATGCGCGGTATTCCTGAGCTAACTAAATTGCACACTACTAATGGTGCGTGGGATTTAGTAGCCGAAATTCAAGCGGCTAACTTAAGTGAGTTTGATGGGGTGCTTAGGCAAGTAAGAGAAATAAACGGTATTTTAAATAGCGAAACCAGTATTTTGCTTTCGTCTACTTAA
- a CDS encoding tyrosine-type recombinase/integrase has product MLVALVDTLKQLRYQIAHLEDNTLNSEYPELATFIQQVGLTVTESKQDLTFLYQFLYVYGRKSEATYSRFRSELERFYLWAWLVAEKSVFDLKREDIEGYVDFVVEPDKAWATTSVQWRYKDEQGIRRLNTNWRPFIQKESIASQQTLSAMFTALNVFYKFAILEEKTFANFVPVVKKNSPYLVVQSQIQIPDTLSDIQWEYVFGVTRDLCEQQPDLERNLFTLACLKGLYLRISELSERPQWSPVMSHFWQDNDGFWFLRIMGKGNKLRDVTLSDDFVEYLKRYRLYRGLPALPRVDESDPLVHKIRGQGGMTVRQIRRLVQQSFDLAQQSLLDDGFKDDSEQLEAATAHWLRHTGATHDAQTRPLKHLSEDLGHAKIATTDQIYIQTNIKERAKSGLKRKI; this is encoded by the coding sequence ATGCTAGTTGCTTTGGTTGATACGTTAAAACAATTGAGATATCAAATTGCTCATCTTGAAGATAATACTTTAAATTCAGAATATCCAGAACTGGCTACCTTTATACAGCAAGTTGGCTTGACTGTAACTGAATCAAAACAAGATCTTACCTTCTTATACCAGTTTTTATATGTTTATGGTCGCAAATCGGAAGCAACCTATAGTCGATTTAGAAGTGAACTTGAACGTTTTTATTTATGGGCATGGTTAGTCGCTGAAAAGTCAGTATTTGATTTAAAGCGCGAAGATATTGAAGGTTATGTAGATTTTGTTGTTGAACCAGATAAAGCCTGGGCTACAACATCAGTACAATGGCGTTATAAAGACGAACAAGGTATTCGCCGCTTAAATACAAATTGGCGCCCTTTCATCCAAAAAGAATCAATTGCTAGCCAACAAACATTATCGGCAATGTTTACTGCACTTAACGTATTTTATAAATTTGCTATTTTAGAAGAAAAAACCTTTGCAAATTTTGTGCCGGTAGTAAAAAAGAATAGCCCCTATTTGGTGGTTCAATCGCAAATACAGATCCCCGATACGCTAAGCGATATACAATGGGAATATGTGTTTGGGGTAACGCGCGACTTATGTGAGCAACAACCTGATCTAGAAAGAAATTTATTTACTCTGGCATGTTTAAAAGGATTATATTTACGAATATCCGAATTGTCAGAGCGGCCACAATGGTCGCCCGTTATGTCGCATTTTTGGCAAGACAACGATGGCTTTTGGTTTTTGCGTATTATGGGTAAGGGTAATAAATTACGAGATGTAACTCTAAGCGATGATTTTGTTGAATATTTAAAACGCTACCGACTTTATCGTGGTTTACCTGCCCTACCACGCGTTGATGAATCTGATCCCTTAGTGCATAAAATTCGTGGCCAAGGTGGCATGACTGTTAGGCAAATACGACGTTTGGTACAACAAAGTTTTGACTTAGCTCAGCAATCTTTACTCGATGATGGTTTTAAAGATGATTCTGAACAACTTGAAGCTGCAACCGCACATTGGCTTAGACATACAGGTGCAACACACGATGCGCAAACACGACCACTCAAACATTTATCTGAAGATTTAGGACACGCAAAAATAGCAACTACAGACCAAATTTATATTCAAACAAATATAAAAGAACGTGCAAAATCTGGTTTAAAAAGGAAAATATAA
- the ctlX gene encoding citrulline utilization hydrolase CtlX has product MSMVNQAPNSIVMVRPHHFTSNPQTMRDNTFQRSCLTTDQSLHAYNEVTNAVEVLKQEGICVHLFEDEHKGTPDSVFPNNWFTTHQSGEILTYPMYAQSRRAEYRKDIIDFLTDQYKVSAVTDYSFLAKENSYLEGTGSLVIDHQYKFAYAVESKRTTQSVVNTVCEQLKLTPVVFNAYDMQGTAVYHTNVLMCFATEFAMIGLDMVPSEQRRQLVSHLLQSYHQVIELSGDQINNFCGNAIELQGKSGRILALSATAFKALTAAQIKVIEKSAKLVPLPIPIIESAGGSVRCMIAGIHLPTK; this is encoded by the coding sequence ATAAGTATGGTAAACCAAGCGCCTAATAGTATTGTGATGGTTCGCCCACATCATTTTACCTCTAACCCGCAAACTATGCGTGATAACACATTTCAGCGCAGTTGTTTAACAACTGATCAAAGCTTACACGCGTATAACGAAGTAACAAATGCAGTAGAAGTGTTAAAGCAAGAAGGGATCTGCGTTCACCTTTTTGAAGACGAGCATAAAGGTACACCCGACTCGGTATTTCCTAATAATTGGTTTACTACTCACCAAAGTGGCGAAATACTAACCTACCCAATGTACGCACAAAGCAGAAGAGCAGAATATCGCAAAGATATTATTGATTTTTTAACGGATCAATATAAAGTGTCTGCAGTGACTGATTATTCATTTTTAGCGAAAGAAAATTCATACTTAGAAGGCACTGGTTCACTGGTTATTGATCATCAATATAAGTTTGCTTATGCGGTTGAATCAAAGCGAACGACACAGTCAGTTGTTAACACAGTATGCGAGCAATTAAAGCTAACCCCGGTGGTTTTTAATGCCTACGATATGCAAGGCACAGCGGTTTACCATACCAATGTATTAATGTGTTTTGCTACAGAGTTTGCCATGATTGGCTTAGATATGGTGCCAAGCGAACAACGCAGGCAGTTAGTAAGCCATTTATTGCAAAGCTATCATCAAGTTATTGAGTTATCGGGCGATCAAATTAATAATTTTTGCGGCAATGCTATTGAGTTACAAGGTAAAAGCGGACGGATTTTAGCGTTATCAGCAACGGCTTTTAAAGCACTTACTGCAGCGCAAATTAAGGTAATAGAAAAAAGTGCCAAATTGGTGCCTTTGCCTATTCCTATCATTGAGTCTGCTGGTGGCTCAGTAAGGTGTATGATCGCAGGCATTCATTTACCAACAAAGTAA
- a CDS encoding ornithine cyclodeaminase, producing MTHFIAQPKQGVPFVSVQTMAQLINKLGIENVLQQLTKRLETDFARWQQFDKSPRYAAHSPEGVIELMPVSDGELFSCKYVNGHPKNTFRELQTVAAFGILADVDSGYPVMISEMCLLTALRTAATSALVAKYLAPKNATTLTLIGNGAQSEFQALAFKSVLGITHIRLYDIDPSASQKAFNNLTAYGLNVTICNSAAEAVKGAHIITTCTADKTNATILTSEMIPQGVHINAIGGDCPGKTELDAKLLERAAVFVEYEPQTRIEGEIQQMSADFAVTEFHQVINGQACGRESQQQLTIFDGVGFASEDFTALAFIRDQLIATGQYSLLDLITQQADPRNLFSVLTAQHTQQESVA from the coding sequence ATGACGCATTTTATAGCACAGCCAAAACAAGGCGTTCCTTTTGTTAGCGTACAAACAATGGCACAGCTTATAAATAAACTCGGCATAGAAAATGTTTTACAACAGCTAACAAAGCGACTAGAAACAGACTTTGCTCGTTGGCAGCAGTTTGATAAATCCCCGCGTTATGCAGCGCATTCACCAGAGGGCGTAATAGAGCTTATGCCAGTGAGCGACGGCGAACTATTTAGCTGTAAGTATGTAAACGGGCATCCTAAAAATACCTTTAGAGAGCTGCAAACCGTTGCTGCATTTGGTATTTTAGCTGATGTAGATAGTGGTTATCCGGTTATGATCAGCGAAATGTGCCTACTTACCGCACTCAGAACTGCAGCGACTTCAGCATTAGTCGCCAAATATTTAGCCCCTAAAAATGCAACCACACTAACGCTAATTGGTAACGGTGCGCAGTCTGAGTTTCAGGCGTTGGCATTTAAAAGTGTACTGGGTATTACTCATATTCGTTTATACGATATAGACCCAAGTGCGTCGCAAAAAGCATTCAATAACCTCACTGCCTATGGCTTAAACGTCACTATTTGTAACAGTGCAGCAGAGGCTGTAAAAGGTGCGCATATAATAACAACCTGCACTGCAGATAAAACGAATGCCACAATTTTAACCAGCGAGATGATCCCACAAGGCGTGCATATAAATGCCATTGGTGGCGACTGCCCAGGTAAAACAGAATTAGATGCAAAGCTGCTGGAACGCGCCGCTGTATTTGTAGAGTACGAGCCACAAACACGTATTGAAGGTGAAATTCAACAAATGAGTGCAGATTTTGCTGTAACTGAATTTCATCAAGTTATTAATGGGCAAGCTTGCGGGCGTGAAAGCCAGCAACAACTGACTATTTTTGATGGCGTGGGCTTTGCCAGCGAAGACTTTACGGCATTAGCGTTTATTCGCGATCAGCTCATTGCAACGGGGCAGTACAGCTTGCTTGATTTAATTACCCAGCAAGCCGATCCGCGTAATTTGTTTTCGGTTTTAACCGCTCAACATACGCAGCAAGAGAGTGTGGCATAA
- a CDS encoding alanine/glycine:cation symporter family protein, whose translation MFDTVVKSVNGILWGEGQVLIYILLFAGIWFSVRLKAIQILKFKHMFSLLKGSSKCKKGDISSFQALCTGLCARVGTGNLAGVAVAISLGGSGAIFWMWVIAILGMATGFAESVLGQVYKVRDSQGEFRGGPAYYIQQGLGNRAFAITFALCLFLGYGFTFSAMQTNTITDALNFAFEIPTFYSGLVITVLAGSIIVGGFKAIARFAERVVPVMGIVFVLVAVIITLINFTQVPAMLKDIFLSAFGLQEAGAGAMGAAIKNGIQRGLYSNEAGAGSVPHASASASPLPNHPVTQGYIQMLGVFFDTIVLCSCTAVIILLADIDISGEMEGIRLTQSAMTAHLAQGGVYFVAAAITLFAFTSVVANYAYAESNLHLFKLDNKMGRGIYTLLYLSMMLWGASATLKQVWDLADIALGLMTVVNVIAIILLTPTILAVTRDYHTQREKGLEPEFKVNDVKVQGKCETGIWD comes from the coding sequence ATGTTCGATACCGTAGTAAAAAGTGTAAATGGTATTTTATGGGGAGAGGGCCAAGTCCTCATTTACATTTTATTGTTTGCTGGTATTTGGTTTTCGGTGCGTTTAAAAGCCATTCAAATACTTAAATTTAAACATATGTTTAGTTTATTAAAAGGCAGCAGCAAATGTAAAAAAGGCGACATATCATCATTTCAAGCGCTGTGTACTGGTTTATGTGCGCGGGTAGGCACGGGTAACTTAGCAGGTGTTGCCGTTGCTATATCATTGGGTGGCAGTGGTGCCATTTTTTGGATGTGGGTTATTGCCATATTAGGCATGGCCACAGGCTTTGCCGAAAGTGTATTAGGTCAAGTATATAAAGTGCGCGACAGCCAAGGCGAGTTTAGAGGCGGCCCTGCGTATTATATTCAACAAGGATTAGGCAATCGAGCCTTCGCTATTACTTTTGCACTGTGCTTATTTTTAGGTTACGGCTTTACCTTTAGCGCCATGCAAACCAACACCATTACCGATGCACTTAATTTTGCCTTCGAAATTCCCACTTTTTACTCTGGATTAGTGATCACTGTGTTAGCCGGCTCTATTATTGTGGGTGGCTTTAAAGCTATCGCCCGCTTTGCTGAGCGCGTGGTACCGGTAATGGGCATAGTGTTTGTGCTTGTTGCAGTTATTATTACCTTAATAAACTTTACTCAAGTGCCAGCCATGCTTAAAGATATATTTTTATCAGCATTTGGGCTGCAAGAAGCAGGTGCAGGCGCGATGGGCGCAGCAATAAAAAATGGTATTCAACGTGGCCTTTATTCAAACGAAGCGGGCGCGGGCAGTGTGCCACATGCTTCAGCCAGTGCAAGCCCATTGCCTAATCATCCGGTAACACAGGGCTACATTCAAATGTTAGGGGTGTTTTTCGACACTATAGTATTGTGTAGTTGTACTGCGGTTATTATTTTACTTGCCGACATAGACATAAGCGGCGAAATGGAAGGTATACGTTTAACGCAAAGCGCTATGACCGCTCATTTAGCGCAAGGGGGTGTGTACTTTGTAGCAGCCGCTATTACCTTGTTTGCCTTTACATCAGTTGTAGCCAACTACGCTTATGCAGAGAGTAACTTACACTTATTTAAACTCGATAACAAAATGGGTCGTGGTATTTATACTTTGCTTTATTTATCAATGATGTTGTGGGGCGCGTCGGCCACATTAAAGCAAGTATGGGATTTAGCCGATATTGCTTTAGGTTTAATGACAGTGGTTAACGTTATCGCTATTATATTGCTAACCCCAACAATATTAGCGGTTACTCGCGATTATCATACACAACGCGAAAAAGGCTTAGAGCCCGAATTTAAAGTAAATGATGTAAAAGTACAGGGCAAATGCGAAACCGGTATTTGGGACTAG
- a CDS encoding LLM class flavin-dependent oxidoreductase: MLSNIPFSLLELAPMPKGATVSETLHKSTKYAQRADELGFNRFWLAEHHNMPGIICAATSILVGHIASKTDRIRVGSGGIMLPNHSPLVVAEQFGTLESLYPGRIDLGLGRAPGSDPITSRALNSDMSRAERFPQEVTELQTLLGPYNGTHPIRAIPGEDTNIPIWLLGSSLFSAQLAAQKGLPYVFAGHFAPRFLYDAIELYKREFKPSKVLDKPYIMLALPLVAADTDEEAQYLSTTSQQRVLALMRGSELWLQPPVDSMDGLWSEQERVQVENFLSLSVIGGHVSIRHKLEMIVKELGVDEFIFTNDLYDSEKRHRAIEILMELKR, translated from the coding sequence TTGTTATCTAATATTCCTTTTTCGTTATTAGAGCTTGCCCCGATGCCCAAAGGGGCAACGGTATCCGAAACGCTACATAAAAGTACTAAATATGCTCAAAGAGCCGACGAGCTAGGTTTTAATCGCTTTTGGTTAGCAGAGCACCATAATATGCCAGGCATTATATGTGCAGCTACCTCTATTTTAGTGGGCCATATAGCCAGTAAAACCGATCGTATACGTGTAGGCTCGGGGGGGATTATGCTGCCAAATCACTCGCCATTAGTTGTAGCCGAACAATTTGGTACATTAGAGAGCTTATACCCAGGGCGTATTGATTTAGGGCTTGGCCGTGCACCAGGAAGCGATCCTATTACGAGTAGAGCTTTAAATTCAGACATGAGCCGAGCAGAGCGCTTCCCTCAAGAAGTAACCGAACTGCAAACCTTATTAGGGCCGTATAATGGCACTCACCCAATACGCGCTATACCCGGTGAGGACACCAATATACCAATTTGGTTATTAGGCTCAAGCTTGTTTAGTGCGCAACTGGCAGCGCAAAAAGGGTTACCGTATGTGTTTGCAGGGCACTTTGCTCCGCGCTTTTTGTACGATGCCATAGAGCTGTATAAGCGCGAATTTAAACCTTCAAAGGTGCTTGATAAGCCATACATAATGCTGGCATTACCGCTGGTGGCAGCCGATACCGACGAAGAAGCACAATACCTATCGACCACTTCGCAACAACGAGTACTTGCGCTAATGCGTGGCAGCGAATTATGGCTACAACCACCTGTTGACTCTATGGATGGCCTATGGAGTGAGCAAGAACGCGTACAAGTGGAAAACTTTTTAAGTTTAAGTGTAATAGGTGGGCATGTAAGTATAAGACACAAGTTAGAAATGATAGTAAAAGAGCTGGGCGTTGATGAATTTATATTTACCAACGATTTATACGACAGCGAAAAACGCCATAGAGCTATCGAAATTTTAATGGAATTAAAACGTTAA
- a CDS encoding YSC84-related protein, with translation MKRFILLSMVVFTLALTGCATTGSASPSEKRALVHSMESNTLSKLYAIKPDVKKQIANSAGYAVFDNANVNVVLASFGGGYGVIKNNLTGKSTYMNMGEAGLGLGLGVKDFNVVMVFHNQAALNRFIEHGWAFGGNADAAAKYKEKGGALVAEAIADQVTVYSLTESGLALQAVLKGTKFWVDSELN, from the coding sequence ATGAAAAGATTTATTTTGCTAAGCATGGTCGTATTTACACTCGCACTCACTGGTTGTGCAACAACAGGCAGCGCTTCACCAAGCGAAAAACGTGCATTAGTACATAGCATGGAATCAAATACATTAAGTAAACTTTACGCTATAAAACCAGATGTTAAAAAGCAAATTGCTAATTCTGCAGGTTATGCTGTTTTTGATAATGCCAACGTCAATGTTGTTTTAGCTAGTTTTGGTGGTGGTTATGGTGTTATTAAAAATAACCTAACGGGCAAATCTACTTACATGAATATGGGCGAAGCCGGTTTAGGCCTAGGTTTAGGTGTTAAAGACTTTAACGTTGTTATGGTTTTTCATAACCAAGCGGCACTAAACAGATTTATTGAACACGGTTGGGCATTTGGCGGAAACGCAGATGCAGCAGCTAAATATAAAGAAAAAGGCGGTGCATTAGTTGCCGAAGCAATAGCAGACCAAGTTACTGTTTATTCTTTGACCGAAAGCGGCCTTGCACTACAAGCAGTATTAAAAGGTACTAAGTTTTGGGTCGACTCTGAGCTTAATTAA
- a CDS encoding cation:proton antiporter: MEYLVITFIGSLFLIYSLTIRQLERTEITGPMFFVIGGIALAWFIPEEVEQLKNGGAYILPLIELTLSLFLFTDATKTKLSVLKHSFQYPSLLLFVALPLTLLLGIGTALFLFAELTLIQAALLAIILTPTDAALSKGLLESTQVPENIREGINTESGLNDGLCVPVFLIFLLLANNPELGITASQTMIIFTRELGIALFIAIASVAIFIPTLNFAMQRHYFAQKTSPFLLVGFAMAIFSVTQYFHSSGFIAVFVAGLLFDRFSPESIRCEIVEDSEHIADFAALLIWCLFGFVSAYLVLPKLNFEIIIYALLSATLIRIIPVMLSLQFTALNIKERFTFAWFGPRGLASIVFTLMVIDTQIENKYQIATIAMTTILFSVFIHGISTKPIADSFAKK; this comes from the coding sequence ATGGAATATTTAGTCATTACTTTTATTGGCAGTTTGTTTTTAATTTATTCATTAACAATCCGACAATTAGAAAGAACCGAAATCACTGGCCCAATGTTTTTTGTGATTGGAGGAATAGCACTAGCTTGGTTTATACCAGAGGAAGTTGAACAATTAAAAAATGGTGGGGCTTATATATTACCTTTAATTGAATTAACTTTAAGTTTGTTTTTATTTACCGACGCTACAAAAACAAAACTGAGCGTTTTAAAGCACAGTTTTCAGTACCCGAGTTTATTGTTATTTGTTGCCCTCCCCCTTACCTTGTTGTTAGGTATTGGTACTGCATTATTTTTATTTGCAGAGTTAACACTTATACAAGCTGCATTATTAGCAATTATTTTAACACCAACCGATGCAGCGCTCAGTAAAGGATTATTAGAAAGTACACAAGTACCTGAAAATATTCGCGAAGGAATAAATACTGAAAGTGGTTTAAATGATGGTTTATGTGTACCTGTATTTTTAATTTTTTTGTTATTAGCTAATAACCCCGAGCTTGGGATCACCGCTTCACAAACTATGATTATTTTTACTCGAGAACTAGGTATAGCACTATTTATAGCAATTGCGAGTGTTGCGATATTTATACCTACTTTAAACTTTGCCATGCAACGTCATTATTTTGCACAAAAAACCAGTCCTTTTTTGCTGGTAGGTTTTGCAATGGCGATATTTTCTGTGACACAGTACTTCCATAGTAGTGGTTTTATTGCAGTGTTTGTAGCTGGTTTATTGTTTGACCGGTTTTCTCCAGAGTCGATACGTTGTGAAATTGTTGAAGACTCAGAGCACATAGCCGATTTTGCAGCATTATTAATTTGGTGTTTATTTGGTTTTGTAAGTGCCTATTTGGTTTTACCAAAACTAAATTTTGAAATAATAATTTATGCTTTACTTAGTGCAACTTTGATTAGAATAATTCCGGTTATGTTGTCACTGCAATTTACTGCGCTGAATATAAAAGAGCGATTTACTTTTGCTTGGTTTGGACCAAGAGGTCTAGCATCGATAGTATTTACGTTAATGGTAATTGATACTCAAATAGAAAATAAATATCAGATTGCGACAATTGCCATGACTACTATTTTATTTAGTGTATTTATTCATGGCATAAGTACTAAGCCAATTGCAGATAGTTTTGCTAAAAAGTAA
- a CDS encoding patatin-like phospholipase family protein, whose product MNSLNNVIPNSVNKAAQPKIALIAEGGGQRGIFTAGVLDAWLEQDYDPFDLFIGTSAGSQNLTSFLARQKGYAKRLIRGLSRNKNFFQLGRGLIGKHIMDLDWYFDKTTEVNRSLDFKTAKNNLGDRELLITATNSRDRKPYFLAPTGESKQWRELLKASSALPFLYKQGVKLTPWMNTLAANEAELALEQVEPAVADFYLDGGLAAPLPVREAYNRGARKIVVIRTVDINFQVQSAWVNKLRSFVCASGYCPKTIDYLLQHEQAYQEELEFIANPPEDVEIIQIFATEKLHSKLLGSSDSDLRFDHKLGLQAGRAYLAEQNPQIWEHSHNHQVLQYCYN is encoded by the coding sequence GTGAACTCGCTAAATAATGTAATCCCTAATTCAGTTAACAAAGCTGCGCAGCCAAAAATTGCGCTGATTGCTGAAGGTGGCGGACAGCGAGGTATATTTACAGCCGGTGTACTTGATGCGTGGTTAGAGCAAGACTACGACCCATTTGATTTATTTATTGGTACTTCTGCGGGCTCGCAAAACTTAACTAGCTTTTTAGCAAGGCAAAAAGGCTATGCAAAGCGTTTGATCAGAGGGCTGTCGCGTAATAAAAACTTTTTTCAATTAGGCCGTGGTTTAATTGGTAAGCACATAATGGATTTAGACTGGTACTTTGATAAAACCACTGAGGTAAATCGGAGTTTAGATTTTAAAACAGCCAAAAATAACTTAGGGGATCGTGAACTGCTTATTACAGCAACAAACTCACGAGACCGTAAACCGTACTTTTTAGCGCCTACAGGCGAGAGCAAGCAATGGCGTGAGCTATTAAAAGCATCAAGTGCGTTACCATTTTTGTATAAGCAAGGTGTAAAACTAACACCTTGGATGAACACTTTAGCAGCTAACGAAGCGGAGCTTGCCTTAGAGCAAGTAGAGCCAGCAGTAGCCGACTTTTATTTAGATGGCGGCCTTGCAGCACCTTTACCTGTACGTGAAGCCTATAACCGAGGCGCACGTAAAATAGTGGTGATCCGCACGGTCGATATTAACTTTCAAGTACAATCGGCATGGGTAAACAAACTAAGATCATTTGTGTGCGCATCAGGCTATTGTCCCAAAACCATAGATTATTTGCTACAGCACGAACAAGCATACCAAGAAGAGTTGGAATTTATTGCAAACCCACCGGAAGATGTTGAAATTATACAAATTTTTGCAACCGAAAAACTGCATAGCAAATTACTTGGCAGTTCAGATAGCGATTTACGCTTTGATCACAAACTTGGTTTACAGGCAGGGCGCGCATATTTAGCTGAGCAAAATCCGCAAATTTGGGAGCATAGCCATAATCATCAAGTATTGCAGTACTGTTATAACTAA
- a CDS encoding patatin-like phospholipase family protein → MINIYAGKTAAKVINEQGFKPELFSSFLGASGGPKWFTLFGLDKYIFGEFFKNHRQPLNLIGSSAGAFRSACFAQNDPVAAIERLAKSYSQTRYSSNKPTPAEITLKARALLEVVFGNNGVAEIINNPVFKAHFIVAKSNGFIASENKLLQLMGLSKSYMLNRVNRKYLSSQYERFIFGPATSDLSITDSYNFKTQKIALTQNNLKDALLASGSIPLVMQGIKNISGSPLGMYRDGGIIDYHFDLKINNPGLILYPHFNSDPKAGWFDKNLKRKVSPLNYDNVVMITPSKEFIAGLPYGKIPDRNDFTDLDADTRIKYWNTVFSETEKLAEAFDARLAEMY, encoded by the coding sequence ATGATCAACATTTACGCAGGTAAAACTGCTGCAAAAGTAATAAATGAGCAGGGGTTTAAACCTGAATTATTCAGCTCATTTTTAGGTGCCAGCGGCGGGCCAAAATGGTTTACCTTGTTTGGTTTAGACAAGTATATATTTGGCGAGTTTTTTAAAAACCATAGACAACCGCTTAACTTAATTGGCTCATCGGCCGGTGCATTTCGCTCAGCGTGTTTTGCCCAAAACGATCCGGTTGCAGCAATTGAGCGCTTAGCAAAATCGTATTCGCAAACGCGCTATTCTAGTAATAAACCCACGCCAGCGGAAATAACATTAAAAGCCCGCGCACTGCTTGAAGTTGTTTTTGGCAATAACGGCGTGGCCGAAATTATAAATAACCCCGTATTTAAAGCACATTTTATAGTGGCAAAATCGAATGGATTTATAGCCAGCGAAAATAAATTATTACAGCTTATGGGTTTATCAAAAAGTTATATGCTTAATCGAGTAAATCGAAAGTACTTAAGTTCACAATATGAGCGTTTTATATTTGGCCCAGCAACAAGCGACTTATCAATTACCGACAGCTATAATTTTAAAACACAAAAAATAGCGCTTACCCAAAATAATTTAAAAGATGCATTACTTGCATCGGGTTCTATACCTTTAGTTATGCAAGGGATTAAAAATATTTCCGGTTCACCGCTTGGCATGTATCGCGATGGCGGAATTATTGACTACCACTTTGATTTAAAAATTAACAACCCAGGACTCATTTTATATCCACACTTTAATAGCGACCCAAAAGCAGGGTGGTTTGATAAAAATTTAAAACGTAAAGTGTCACCACTTAATTACGATAACGTGGTGATGATCACGCCATCAAAAGAATTTATAGCAGGCTTACCGTACGGAAAAATTCCAGATAGAAATGATTTTACCGATCTAGATGCAGACACACGCATTAAATATTGGAATACAGTATTTAGTGAAACAGAAAAGTTGGCAGAGGCGTTTGATGCGAGATTAGCCGAAATGTATTAG